Genomic window (Flavobacterium oreochromis):
TAAACCAAGACAAGGTAAAGAACTCTTTTTTATATTTACAAAAAAATAACAATACAAATGGACACAAATATTATTCTTAATAATAAAGAAATAGAATTTAAAATCAAACGTATTGCATATCAGATATACGAAACTTTTATTGAGGAAGAAGAAATAATTATTGCAGGTATACAAGGAAATGGAAGTATATTAGCTCAAAAATTAGTGGGTATTCTAAAAGAAATCACACCTTTATCTATTCAATTTTGTGAAGTAAGAATAGACAAAAAAAATCCTAGCTCTCCTATACAAACAAGTTTACTAAAAGAACAATATAGTAATAAAGGACTTGTACTAGTAGACGATGTACTTAATACAGGAACCACCCTTATATATGGAGTAAAGCATTTTTTAGAAGTTCCTCTTCAGAAATTTAAAACAGCTGTACTTGTAGATCGCAACCATAAAAAATACCCTATAAAAGCTGATTTTAAAGGAATTTCTCTATCAACTTCTATCTTAGAACATGTTCATGTGGTATTTGAGAACAACAATCAATATGCTTATTTAGAATAAA
Coding sequences:
- a CDS encoding phosphoribosyltransferase domain-containing protein, giving the protein MDTNIILNNKEIEFKIKRIAYQIYETFIEEEEIIIAGIQGNGSILAQKLVGILKEITPLSIQFCEVRIDKKNPSSPIQTSLLKEQYSNKGLVLVDDVLNTGTTLIYGVKHFLEVPLQKFKTAVLVDRNHKKYPIKADFKGISLSTSILEHVHVVFENNNQYAYLE